AGGTGCGCCCGACCCTCCCGCGCGACGAGGTGCTGGCCCAGGCCCCCGAGGTCGAGGACGGCCGCTTCCGCGTGCCGCGCATCCTCGACGCGCCGTGACCGCGGCCGGAATCGCCCGAGCGGTGCGGGCCGGCGATCGCCGCGCCCGCGACGTGCTCGAGGAGCACCTCGACCGGGTGGCCGAGCGCGAAGGCGGCGTCCACGCGTTCACCCTCGTGCTGGCGGACCAGGCGCGCGCCGCCGCCGACGCCGTCGACGCCGCGGTGGCCGGCGGCACCGACCCGGGCCCGCTCGCCGGCGTCCCCGTCGCGGTGAAGGACAACCTCTGCAGCCGCGGGATCCCGACGACGTGCGGCTCGCGGATCCTCGAGGGCTGGCGCCCGCCGTACACGGCCACGACGGTCGAGCGGGTCGTGGCGGCCGGCGCCGTGGTGGTCGGCAAGGCCAACTGCGACGAGTTCGCCATGGGCTCCTCGACCGAGAACTCGGCCTACGGCCCGACCCGGAACCCGCGCGACGAGGAGCGCGTGCCCGGCGGGTCGAGCGGCGGCTCGGCGGCCGCGGTGGCGGCCGGCTTCTCGGCGCTCGGGCTCGGCTCCGACACCGGCGGCTCGATCCGCCAGCCGGCGTCGCTCTGCGGCGTCGTCGGCGTGAAGCCCACCTACGGCACCGTGTCGCGCTACGGGCTCGTCGCCTTCGCCAGCTCCCTCGACCAGGTCGGGCCCTTCGCGGCCACGGTCGCCGACGCCGCCCTGCTGCTCGACGTGATCGCCGGGCACGACCCGCTCGACTCGACGAGCCTCGACGAGCCGCTGGCGGCCACGACGGATGCCCTCGACGCCGGGGTCGACGGGCTCCGGGTGGGGATCGTCGAGGAGCTCACCGACGCCGACGGCGTCCAGCCCGAGGTGCGGGCGGCGGTCGACGCCGCCGGCGCCGCGCTCGAGGCCTCGGGCGCCACCGTCGAGCGGGTGTCGACGCCGAGCGCCCGCTACGCGCTCTCGGCCTACTACCTGATCGCGCCGGCCGAGGCCTCGTCGAACCTCGCCCGCTACGACGGGGTGCGCTACGGCCTGCGCGTCGACGCCGACGACGTCGCCACGATGAACGCGCGCACCCGCGCCGCCGGCTTCGGGCCCGAGGTGAAGCGACGGATCATGCTCGGCACGTACGCGCTCTCCGCCGGCTACTACGACGCCTACTACGGGAAGGCCCAGCGGGTCCGCACGCTAATCATCCGGGACTTCGCCCGCGTCTACGAGCGCTGCGACGCGCTGCTCGCGCCGACCTCGCCCACGGTGGCGTTCCCGCTCGGGGCCAAGACCGCCGACCCGCTGACCATGTACCTGTCCGACGTCTGCACGGTCCCGAGCAGCCTGGCCGGGCACGCCGCCATCAGCGTCCCGTTCGGCGTCGGCGAGGCCGGCCTGCCGGTGGGCGTGCAGGTGCTCGCGCCCGCGCTCGGCGACCCGCTGCTGTTCCGGGTCGGCGCGGTGCTGGAGGCGGCGGCGCCATGAGCGGCGCAGGGGGCTGACATGCCGGCCGAGGACTACGAGCCCGTGATCGGCCTCGAGGTGCACACCGAGCTGAGCACGGCGACGAAGCTGTTCTGCGGCTGCCCGAACGAGTTCGGCGCCGAGCCGAACACGAACGTGTGCCCCACGTGCCTCGGGCTGCCCGGCTCGCTCCCGGTCGTGAACGCGGCGGCGGTCGAGTACGCGCTGCGGCTGTCGGCCGCCCTCGGGTTCACGGTCCCAGCGCAATCGCTCTTCGCGCGCAAGAACTACTTCTACCCGGACATGCCGAAGAACTTCCAGATCACCCAGTACGAGGAGCCCATCCTCGTCGACGGGTCGCTCGAGGTCGAGGGGGCCCGGATCGGGATCGAGCGCGCGCACCTCGAGGAGGACACGGGCAAGACCGTCCACGTCGGCGGAGGCGGGCGCATCCACGAGGCCGATCACTCGCTCGTGGACTACAACCGCGCCGGCGTCCCCCTCATGGAGATCGTGAGCCGTCCCGACCTGCGCTCGGCCGAGCAGGCGCGCGCCTACGTCAACGAGCTGCGGGCGGTGCTGCGCGCGCTGCGGATCTCCGACGTGAAGATGGAGGAGGGGTCGCTCCGGGTCGACGCCAACGTCTCGGTGCGCCCCACGGGCTCCGACGGGCTCGGCACCAAGGTCGAGGTGAAGAACATGAACTCGCTGCGGTCCCTCGGTCGCGCCATCGATTTCGAGATCGCCCGCCAGGTCGACCGCCTCGACGCCGGCGAGCCCGTCGTGCAGGAGACCCGGCACTGGGACGAGGCCGACGACCGGACCCACGGCATGCGCACGAAGGAGGGGAGCAGCGACTACCGCTACTTCCCGGAGCCCGACCTGGTGCCGCTGGCGCCCGACGCGGCGCAGCGGGCCCGCGCCGGCGCCTCCGTCCCCGAGCTCCCGGCACCGCGACGGGCCCGGCTCGTCGCCGACTGGGGGATCAGCGACGCCGACGCCCGGGTCCTCGTCGACGTCGACGGGCTCGCCGACTACGCCGAGGGCGCGGTGGCCGAGCTCGTCGGGGGCACGCCCCGCGACGTGGCGCACTGGTGCACGGTCGACGTGCTGGCGTTCCTGCGGGAGAGCGGCCTGCCGCCGTCGATCCTGCCCCTGCCGCCCGACGGCCTCGCCGAGCTGGTGGGGCTCGTCGCCGACGGGACGCTGTCGCGCCGCCAGGCCAAGGACGTCCTCGACGAGTGCCTCCGCGAGCCGAAGCGCCCGCGCCAGGTGGTCGCCGAGCGGGGCCTGGCCCAGGTGAGCGACGAGGCCGAGCTCGCGGGCGCCGTCGACGGCGTCGTGGCTGCGCACCCCGACGAGGTGACCGCCTACCGGGGCGGCGACGAGAAGGAGCGGGCGAAGAAGCTGGGCTTCCTGATGGGGGAGGCGATGCGGGCCACCGGCGGCCAGGGCAACCCCCGGCTCGTGCGCGCGCTCCTGGAGGACCGGCTCGGCTGACCCGCCCGGCCGTCAGTCCATCGGCACCTGGCGGACGATCCGACCCTCGGTCCGCTCGAAGATCTCGTCGAGGTCGCGCCCGGTGATCGTCAGCCCGTGGTTGCGCTGGCCGACGACCGCCCGCGACGGGTCGGGCGCGCGGCGGACGATGTCGGCGACGGCGCCGGCGAGCTCGATCGTGCCGCAGGGGTAGCTGATCTCGGTGGCCGGGGTCCCGTCGATCCAGGCGTGCACGTGCACGATGGCCCCGACGGCCGGGTGCTCGCGGTAGATCATCCAGTGCTCGATGGCGTCCACCGACACCCGGTTCGGCGTCACGTGCGGCGGCACCGCGAGGACCATCGCGTCGGCGTCGGGGTCGTAGCCGCGCACGAGGAGCACCTCGCGGCCGACCTCGCGCAGGTGGCCCTTGTCGACGCCGCTGGCGCTCATCCAGAACTCCGGGCCGAGGCCGCGGTCGGCTCGGGGCTGGCGGCGGGCGCTGAGGTTCCCGTAGCTGAGCCCGCCGATCCCGTAGAGGAGCTTCACGTGGCGCAGGTCCCGCTCCGAGAGGAGCTCCTCGATCGGGAACGGCGCCGGGAGCAGGTCGAGCTCGGCCAGCCGCTGGCCGGCCCGGGCGATCTGGGCCGTCTGTTCGTCGCCGGCCCACAGCTCGACGGGGAGGTCGGGGCGGAAGTCGTTGCCGATCACCAGTCGCGACGAGGCCATCGGCTCGAGGCGCGCGAACACGGCCTCGAAGAAGGCGTCGTCGTTCCCGTCGTGCTCGATGGTGGCCGTGCCCTGCTCGAGGGTGACGAAGTGCGCGGCCGGCCGGCCCTCGTCGCTGACGAGGACGGCGAGGTTGGCGAGGCCGCGGACCAGCAGCGGGTAGCCGGTGCGGAGCAGGTCGTCGGGCCGCTCGGGGAGCGCCGCGAGCGCGACCACGAACGTCGGGGCGCGCTTGCGCCGATACGGGCGCGGGTGGGCGAGGTCGAGGGCGTGCAGCACGACCTGGGTGTCGGGCCCCGGCGCGTCCCGCGGCTCGTAGCCGGAGGCGGCGAGCGCGCGGGTGAGGCCGTCGAGCATCCAGGCCAGCGTCGGGGTGGTCGGCCGACCGTGACGCGCGAACGTGCGGTCGGTCACCCCCCGCCGGTCGGCCAGCGCGACGGCGCCGGTCCTGCTCTGCTGCATGCTCGCTCCGCTGTCGGGGGGGACCACGACCGGGTCTGCCGACCCGGTCTCGTCGTCTACCCGTTGGACCGGGTCGTCATGCCGGCGGTTACGGCGGGTCAGCCCGCCGGCGGGTCGGCGATGGCGACGGCGCGGATCGGCGGGAGCTCGTCGGCGAGGACCCGCCAGGTGGCGCCTCCGTCCTCGCTGGCGAAGACGGTGCCGGCGGTCCCGGCGACCACCTGGTCGCCGCGGGCGTCGAGGGCGCCGGTGTCCACGATCGCCGGCAGCCACTCGGGCAGCCCGTCGGTGCAGCGCTCGAAGGGGCCCCCCTCGAGCGCCCGCCGGTACAGGGCGGGGCGCGGGCCGAAGGGGCCGTCCGACGCGCTCACCACGACCGCGCCGGTCGGGAAGGCGAGGGCGCGCAGGTAGGTGGCGTGGAGCCCGGTCGTGGCCGGCGGGGCCCACCTCGCGCCCTCGTCGCGGCTCTCGAGGAGGCCGGCCGCCGCGGCCGCCATCACGACCGCGGGCTCGACCGGGTGGGCGCGGACCTCGTGCACGTCGGCCTCGATGTCGACCGTCGGCGCCCAGCTGGCGCCGTCGTCGGCGGAGCGGGGGATCCCCCCGACGTGGACCGACGCCAAGAGGGTCCCGCCCGTGGCAGTGGCGCTCAGCGATCGGACGTAGGGGGTGCGGCTCCCGACCGCGTGCCACTGGTCCCGGCCGGCGAGCCGGTCGAACCCGCCGAGCGGCTCGGCCCGGCCGTCGACGACGCGCGCCAGTCGGGCGTCGGCGGTGCCGACGAGGTCGCCGCGTCCGGTGGCCAGGACGGCGGTGATCGGCGCCTCGAGCGCCACCGGGCCGACCGCCCACGAGCCGCCCTCGGCGCGGCAGGCCAGCGCCTGGCCGTCGACGACGGCGCAGCCGCCGAACGTGGCGTCGACCCGGAGCGCGGTGATCCGACCGGCGAGCTCGGTGGTCGGCGCGGCGTCGTCGCGCACCGCGAGCAGGCCTGCCTCGGTCGCGACCAGCACCGTCACGGGAACGAGCATATGGGCGCTCCGGACCGCCCCAGTACGCTGGCGGCGTGGACGAGTCCATGAAGCCGCGCAGCCACGAGGTGACCGACGGCATGGAGCGCGCGCCGGCGCGCGCCATGCTGCGGGCCATCGGCATGACCGACGCCGACTGGGACAAGGCGCAGGTCGGGGTGGCGTCGAGCTGGAACGAGGTCACCCCCTGCAACCTCCCGCTCGAGCGGCTCGCCAAGCGAGCGAAGGCCGGGGTCCGGGACGCCGGGGGCTTCCCGATCGAGTTCATGACCATCGCCGTCAGCGACGGCATCTCGATGGGCCACGAGGGGATGCGGGCCTCCCTCGTCAGCCGCGAGATCATCGCCGACTCGATCGAGTGCGTGATGCACGCCGAGCGGCTCGACGGGCTCGTCACGCTCGCCGGCTGCGACAAGAGCCTGCCGGGCATGCTCATGGCCGCGGCCCGGCTGAACCTGCCCTCGGTGTTCCTGTACGGCGGGTCGATCCTGCCCGGGCACTGGAAGGACCAGAGCCTCGACATCGTCAGCGTCTTCGAGGCCGTCGGCGCCTGCGCCGCCGGCACGCTCACCGAGAACGAGCTCGGCGAGATCGAGCGGCGCGCGTGCCCGACCGAGGGCTCCTGCGCCGGCATGTTCACGGCCAACACCATGGCCTCGGCCGCGGAGGCGCTCGGCATGTCGCTGCCCGGCAGCGCGGCGCCGCCGGCGGTCGACCGCCGTCGCGACGACTTCGCCTTCGAGAGCGGGCAGGCCGTGCTGGGCCTGCTCCGGTCCGGGATCCGTCCCCGCCAGATCCTGACGAAGGAGGCGTTCGAGAACGCCATCGCGGTGGGCATGGCGCTCGGCGGCTCGACGAACCTCGTCCTCCATCTCCTGGCCATCGCCGCCGAGGCCCAGGTGGAGCTCGAGCTCGACGACTTCAACCGGGTCGGCGCCCGCGTCCCGCACGTCGCCGACATGAAGCCGCACGGCCGCCACCACATGGTCGACCTCGACCGGATCGGCGGCGTGCCGGTCGTGATGCGCATGCTCCTCGACGCCGGCCTGCTCCACGGCGACTGCCTCACCGTCACCGGCCGCACCGTGGCCGAGAACCTCGCCGCGCTGGACCCCCCGGGCCCGGACGGCGACGTCGTCCACCCCCTGGGCTCGCCGATCCACGCCGAGGGCGGCATCGCCGTGCTGCGGGGCTCGCTGGCGCCGAACGGCGCGGTCGTGAAGGTGGCGGGCATCGACCGGCCGCGGTTCGAGGGGCGCGCCCGGGTCTTCGACGGCGAGGAGCTGGCGATGGAGGCGATCCTCGCCGGTGGGATCGAGCCCGGGGACGTCGTCGTCATCCGCTACGAGGGCCCGAAGGGCGGGCCCGGCATGCGCGAGATGCTCGCCGTCACCGGCGCCATGAAGGGCGCGGGCCGCGGCGCCGACGCCGCGCTCGTCACCGACGGGCGGTTCTCGGGCGGCACCCACGGGTTCTGCGTCGGCCACGTCGCCCCCGAGGCGGTCGACGGAGGCCCGATCGCGCTCGTCGAGGACGGGGACCGCATCGTCATCGACGCCGCCACGCACACCCTCGACGTCCTCGTCGACGAAACGACGCTGCGGGCCCGGCGCGCGAGCTGGAAGCCCATCGACGCCCGCTACACGACCGGCGTGCTCGCGAAGTACGCCCGGCTGGCCCAGGGAGCCGAGCGGGGAGCGACGACGAGCGCCTGACCGCGCGGCCACGTCCTCCACCTAGCGTCGCGTCGTGCCCGAGATCCTCGAGGTCGAGGCGACGCGTCGCACCATCGAAGCGCGCGCCCTCGGCCGGACCATCGCCGGCGTGGACGCGCCCGACGCCTGGTACCTGAAGCGCGGCCTCACCCCCGACGTCGTCGCCGCGGTCCTCCCCGGGCGACGCTTCGTCGGGGCCCGACGTCGCGGCAAGCTGCTGCTCCTCGACACGAGCGCGCGGACGGACGACGCCGCGCCCGCCGACGACCGCACCCCCGACGGGCCGACCCTCGCCGTGCATCTCGGCATGACCGGCCGCGTCCTGGTCGACGGCCAGCCCGCCGGTGACGAGCTGCGCTTCGCCAGCAACCGCGACCGGCCCGGCTGGCACCGGTTCACGGTGCGGTTCACCGACGGCGGGTCCGTGACGGTGCGCGACCCGCGTCGGCTCGGCGCGGTCGAGCTCGATCCCGACGAGGACCGCCTCGGTGTCGACGCCCTCGCGCTCACGCTCGCGGGCCTGGGCGCGACGCTTCGCGGTCGCCGCGCCCCCCTGAAGGCCGTGCTCCTGGACCAGGCCGGCGTCGCCGGTCTCGGCAACCTGCTCGTCGACGAGATCCTCTGGCGGGCCGGCCTCGCCCCGGGCCGGCCCGCGGGCTCGCTGACGGCGGCGGAGCGGGCCCGGCTGGCTCGGGCGGTGCGCACGAGCCTGCGCGTCCTGGGCCGTCGGGGCGGATCGCACACCGGCGACCTCATGCCCGAGCGCCAACCCGGCGGGCACTGCCCCCGCGACGGCGCCGCGCTGCGTCGTGACACCGTCGGGGGCCGTACCACCTACTGGTGTCCGCGCCACCAGCGTTGATCGGCGGCACCCGGCTGTCGGCCGCGGGAGGCGACGTGCACCTCCTTCGGGCTGCCAACGGAAGGCCGAGGGCGAGCGACGCGCCGAGGACCGGCCCACTCCCACTCCGCGTCCCGTGCGCACACGTGGCGCGTGCAGTCCTGGCTCAGGTTGGCCCCGTTCGTCGTCGATGAAAGGGCAGTGCCCGCTCGCAGTGACCCTGTGGCGGCGCCACTCGCAGCGTCCGCCGACCGGCAGCGCGGCGCGGCTGCACGCCTGACGCCAGAAGGCCCACCGGACGCGACGGACCGTGTGCAGGGCGGTCGGGATCGGTCGTGGCGGCGGGCCCGCCGCGCCGGGCTCGTCCTGGCGTTGGTGGTCGCCGCCGCCGCGTGCGTCCCGCTCGCCCCGCCGCCCGCGGCGCCCGTGTACACGCCGCCGCCGCCCGTCTACGGGCACGACTTCCCCGACCCGACGATCGTCAACGCCGGCGCGGGCGGCTACCTGGCGTTCTCGACCAACTCCATCTACCCGTACGCCGACGCGCCGCTGGTCCCGACCGCGCAGTCGAGCTGCCCCGCCGGCTTCGTCTGCGCCTCGACGACCGACCTGGGGACGTGGACCCGCGGGAACCCGACCGACGCGCTCGCCCGGCCGCCGGCCTGGCAGATGGACCCGTACCACCCGCTGCGGCTCCAGAACTGGGCTCCCGCCGTCCACGAGTTCGGCGGCACGTGGGTCCTGTACTTCACGGCCCCCGACCCGAGCGGCGACGAGTGCATCGGGGCCGCCACGTCATCGGCCCCGCAGGGCCCGTACGCGCCCGTCGACGCCGGCCCGATCCAGTGCGACTTCGGCGCCGGCGGGTCGATCGACCCGAGCGTGGTCGTCGATGACAACGGGACGCCGTGGCTGCTCTGGAAGACCGACGGCAACTGCTGCCAGCTCCCCGTGTACATCCGATCCCGACAGCTCGCGCCCGACGGCCTGTCGTTCGCGCCGGGCTCGAGCGCGCAGATCCTCATCGGCATGGACCAGGCCTGGGAGGACGGCAGCGCCGGCGGGCAGCAGCCCTGGAAGAAGGGGGTCGAGGGGCCGGCCATGGTGCGGGCGTCCGACGCGTACTGGCTCTTCTACGCCGGGAACTGGTGGGACAGCGGCGCGTACGGCATCGGCTACGCCCGGTGCACGTCCCCCGCCGGCCCGTGCGCGAAACCCCACCGCGGCCCGCTGATCGGCAGCGGCGCCCAGGGCGCCGGGCCGGGTGGGGCCGACACGTTCGTCGATCAGAGCGGCCAGACCTGGATCGTGTACCACGCCTGGGACCCGTCGGCGGTCGGGAGCGCCGCCAACGGGACGCGCACCATGCGCCTCAGCCGCCTCGACCTGTCCCAGGGCACCCCCGTGCTCGGAGCCGGGCCGTGAGCGGCCACGCCCGATGGGTCGCGGGCGGCATGGCCGCGCTGGCCGCCACCGCCGTCGCGCTGGCGCTGGCGCTGACGACCGGCGCCCGTCCGGCCTCGGTGGTGACGCCGGCCCAACCGGCCGCCGCGGCCGGCTGCCAGGCGCCGGGCGCCGGCCCCGCGGCGCCCCCGAGTCAGCCGGTCGCGCCGCCGGCGGCGGTGACCGTTCCCGGCGCGGTGTCCATCGACACGCGGGGGCTCGTGCCCGGCGCCGTGACCGAGACCGCCGACGGCCAGCCGTGGGCCATCGTCCGCGACCCCCGCTCGGCCGCGACGTCCGGGCTCGTCGCCCGCGTCGACACCGCCCGCCGGGTCCTCGGCGCGGTCACGCCCGTGGTCGACCACTGCACCGCGACCGCGATCACCGCCCAAGGCTCCTCGGTGTGGGTCGCCACCTGCGATCCGTCCGCCACCGGCACCGCGGCCGACGCCGAGCTGGTGCGCGTCGACGGGCAGGGCCAGATCGGCGCGCGGGTCGCGATGCCGACCGCGTGCGTGACCCAGCTCGCCGCCGGCGCCCACACCGTGTGGGCGACGAGCGCCCCGAGCACCACCGGGTCCCCGAGGCTGTTCCGGCTCGACACCGCCACCGGCCGCGTGGACGAACCGACCCCGCTGCACGGCGAGCAGCTCAGCGGCATCGCCGTCGTCGGCGACGATCCGTGGACCGCCCGGACGGCGGCGACGGGCGCACGCCTCGTGCGCGCCGACCACGCCACCGGCGCCGACCTCGCCTCGCTGCCCACCGGCGCGCTCCGCGTCGGCGGGATCGTCGGGACCACGCTGTGGGTCGAGGACACCAGCGCCGGCACCCTCGTGGCCCGCGACGCCACCACCGGGAGCGCGGCCGCCTCCGTCCCCGTCGCCGACCTGCGGGCGTTCGCGGTCGGGTCGAGCGGCGTCTGGTACGAGCAGGCGAGCCCGGCGTCGCTGACCATCACCCTCGGGCGGGTCGGGCCCACGAACACGGCCGCCGCCGTGACCGCGTTCACCGGCCCGGGCCCGGACCGCACCGGGCTGCCGTTCCTCGGGACGCTGTCGGCCACGACCGGCGGCGCGTGGCTGGCGACCCAGGACCACCTGTTCCTCGTCCACTCCTGAACCGGCCCTCCCGACACGCGAAGCCCTTTGCCGCACCGCCGGCTCATCTGGCATACTCGTCGGGCCATGGAGCGCCTCGAGCTGATCGTCGTAGTTACCTAGCGCACGCCCGCCCCGACGCGCGCGTGCGCTCCTCCGCCCCTCGCCCCGAGCGAGGGGCGTTTCATGTCCACCCACGCCCAAGGAACCCCGATGCAACTGACCGGCGCCCAAGCCCTCATCAAGAGCCTCGAGATGGAGGGCACCGAGGTCATGTTCGGCCTCCCGGGCGGGGCCATCCTGCCCGTCTACGACCCGCTCATCGACAGCTCGATACGCCACATCCTCGTGCGTCACGAGCAGGGCGCGGGCCACATGGCCGAGGGCTACGCCGACGCCACCGGGCGTCCCGGCGTGGCGATGGTCACCAGCGGGCCGGGAGCGACGAACATCGTCACGCCGCTCTGTGACGCCTACATGGACAGCGTCCCGATCGTGGTCATCACCGGGCAGGTGCCCTACACCGTGATCGGCACCGACGCCTTCCAGGAGTGCGACACCCTCGGCATCACGATGCCGGTCACCAAGCACAACTGGCTCGTGACCGACGCGCGCGAGATCCCGCAGGTCGTGCGGGAGGCGTTCCACGTCGCGACGACCGGCCGGCCCGGGCCGGTGCTCATCGACCTGCCGAAGGACATCTCGAACCAGATGATGGAGTGGTACTGGCCCGAGCGCGTCGACCTCCCCGGCTACAAGCCCACGACCCGGGGCCACCCGAAGCAGATCAAGGACGCGGCCCGGCTCATGGCCGCGGCCCACCGCCCGGTCATCTACGCCGGTGGCGGCATCCTCAAGGCCCGCGCCGCCGAGGCCCTCCGCGAGCTCGCCGAGCTCACCGGGTACCCGGTGGTGACGACCCTGATGGCCCGAGGGGCGTTCCCCGACGACCACGAGCTGTGCCTCGGCATGCCGGGCATGCACGGCAACTACACCGCGGTCACGGCGATGCAGCGGGCCGACCTGCTCGTGGCCCTCGGCTCCCGGTTCGACGACCGGGTGACGGGCCGGGTGGGCACCTTCGCGCCCGAGGCGAAGACCATCCACGTCGACATCGACCCCGCCGAGCTCGGGAAGGTGCGCCGGCCCGACGTCCCCATCGTCGGCGACTGCCGACTCGTGATCGAGGAGCTGGTGCACGCGGTCCGGTCGAGCCGGTCGAAGCACGAGTGGCCGTCGCTCGAGGCCTGGCACGCGCAGCTGCGGGCGTGGCAGCGCGAGTACCCGCTCGTGTTCGAGCAGCACGAGTCCGGGCCCCTGAAGCCGCAGTACGTCATCGACATGCTGCGCGACCACACCCCGGACGACACGATCGTCGCCTCCGGGGTGGGGCAGCACCAGATGTGGACGAGCCAGCGGTGGCGGTTCAACTACCCCTACACCTGGATCAACTCGGGTGGGCTCGGCACGATGGGCTTCGCGGTTCCCGCCGCGATCGGCGCCAAGGTGGGTCGACCGGAGCGCCTGGTGTGGGCGGTGGACGGCGACGGCTGCTTCCAGATGACGGCGCAGGAGCTGGTGACGGCGAGCGCCGAGCGGATCCCGGTGAAGATCGCGATCTTGAACAACGCCTACCTGGGCATGGTGCGCCAGTGGCAGGAGCTCTTCTACGAGGAGCGCTACAGCGAGGTCTACCTCTCGCCCGACCTCCCCGACTACGTGAAGTGGGCCGAGGCGATGGGCTGCGTGGGCTTCCGGGTCGACCATCCCGACGAGGTGGTGCCGGCGATCGAGAAGGCGAACGAGGTGGACGACCGA
The nucleotide sequence above comes from Acidimicrobiia bacterium. Encoded proteins:
- the ilvD gene encoding dihydroxy-acid dehydratase, whose amino-acid sequence is MKPRSHEVTDGMERAPARAMLRAIGMTDADWDKAQVGVASSWNEVTPCNLPLERLAKRAKAGVRDAGGFPIEFMTIAVSDGISMGHEGMRASLVSREIIADSIECVMHAERLDGLVTLAGCDKSLPGMLMAAARLNLPSVFLYGGSILPGHWKDQSLDIVSVFEAVGACAAGTLTENELGEIERRACPTEGSCAGMFTANTMASAAEALGMSLPGSAAPPAVDRRRDDFAFESGQAVLGLLRSGIRPRQILTKEAFENAIAVGMALGGSTNLVLHLLAIAAEAQVELELDDFNRVGARVPHVADMKPHGRHHMVDLDRIGGVPVVMRMLLDAGLLHGDCLTVTGRTVAENLAALDPPGPDGDVVHPLGSPIHAEGGIAVLRGSLAPNGAVVKVAGIDRPRFEGRARVFDGEELAMEAILAGGIEPGDVVVIRYEGPKGGPGMREMLAVTGAMKGAGRGADAALVTDGRFSGGTHGFCVGHVAPEAVDGGPIALVEDGDRIVIDAATHTLDVLVDETTLRARRASWKPIDARYTTGVLAKYARLAQGAERGATTSA
- the gatA gene encoding Asp-tRNA(Asn)/Glu-tRNA(Gln) amidotransferase subunit GatA gives rise to the protein MTAAGIARAVRAGDRRARDVLEEHLDRVAEREGGVHAFTLVLADQARAAADAVDAAVAGGTDPGPLAGVPVAVKDNLCSRGIPTTCGSRILEGWRPPYTATTVERVVAAGAVVVGKANCDEFAMGSSTENSAYGPTRNPRDEERVPGGSSGGSAAAVAAGFSALGLGSDTGGSIRQPASLCGVVGVKPTYGTVSRYGLVAFASSLDQVGPFAATVADAALLLDVIAGHDPLDSTSLDEPLAATTDALDAGVDGLRVGIVEELTDADGVQPEVRAAVDAAGAALEASGATVERVSTPSARYALSAYYLIAPAEASSNLARYDGVRYGLRVDADDVATMNARTRAAGFGPEVKRRIMLGTYALSAGYYDAYYGKAQRVRTLIIRDFARVYERCDALLAPTSPTVAFPLGAKTADPLTMYLSDVCTVPSSLAGHAAISVPFGVGEAGLPVGVQVLAPALGDPLLFRVGAVLEAAAP
- a CDS encoding glycoside hydrolase family 43 protein, whose translation is MQGGRDRSWRRARRAGLVLALVVAAAACVPLAPPPAAPVYTPPPPVYGHDFPDPTIVNAGAGGYLAFSTNSIYPYADAPLVPTAQSSCPAGFVCASTTDLGTWTRGNPTDALARPPAWQMDPYHPLRLQNWAPAVHEFGGTWVLYFTAPDPSGDECIGAATSSAPQGPYAPVDAGPIQCDFGAGGSIDPSVVVDDNGTPWLLWKTDGNCCQLPVYIRSRQLAPDGLSFAPGSSAQILIGMDQAWEDGSAGGQQPWKKGVEGPAMVRASDAYWLFYAGNWWDSGAYGIGYARCTSPAGPCAKPHRGPLIGSGAQGAGPGGADTFVDQSGQTWIVYHAWDPSAVGSAANGTRTMRLSRLDLSQGTPVLGAGP
- a CDS encoding class II aldolase/adducin family protein, whose amino-acid sequence is MQQSRTGAVALADRRGVTDRTFARHGRPTTPTLAWMLDGLTRALAASGYEPRDAPGPDTQVVLHALDLAHPRPYRRKRAPTFVVALAALPERPDDLLRTGYPLLVRGLANLAVLVSDEGRPAAHFVTLEQGTATIEHDGNDDAFFEAVFARLEPMASSRLVIGNDFRPDLPVELWAGDEQTAQIARAGQRLAELDLLPAPFPIEELLSERDLRHVKLLYGIGGLSYGNLSARRQPRADRGLGPEFWMSASGVDKGHLREVGREVLLVRGYDPDADAMVLAVPPHVTPNRVSVDAIEHWMIYREHPAVGAIVHVHAWIDGTPATEISYPCGTIELAGAVADIVRRAPDPSRAVVGQRNHGLTITGRDLDEIFERTEGRIVRQVPMD
- the gatB gene encoding Asp-tRNA(Asn)/Glu-tRNA(Gln) amidotransferase subunit GatB, which codes for MPAEDYEPVIGLEVHTELSTATKLFCGCPNEFGAEPNTNVCPTCLGLPGSLPVVNAAAVEYALRLSAALGFTVPAQSLFARKNYFYPDMPKNFQITQYEEPILVDGSLEVEGARIGIERAHLEEDTGKTVHVGGGGRIHEADHSLVDYNRAGVPLMEIVSRPDLRSAEQARAYVNELRAVLRALRISDVKMEEGSLRVDANVSVRPTGSDGLGTKVEVKNMNSLRSLGRAIDFEIARQVDRLDAGEPVVQETRHWDEADDRTHGMRTKEGSSDYRYFPEPDLVPLAPDAAQRARAGASVPELPAPRRARLVADWGISDADARVLVDVDGLADYAEGAVAELVGGTPRDVAHWCTVDVLAFLRESGLPPSILPLPPDGLAELVGLVADGTLSRRQAKDVLDECLREPKRPRQVVAERGLAQVSDEAELAGAVDGVVAAHPDEVTAYRGGDEKERAKKLGFLMGEAMRATGGQGNPRLVRALLEDRLG
- a CDS encoding acetolactate synthase large subunit produces the protein MSTHAQGTPMQLTGAQALIKSLEMEGTEVMFGLPGGAILPVYDPLIDSSIRHILVRHEQGAGHMAEGYADATGRPGVAMVTSGPGATNIVTPLCDAYMDSVPIVVITGQVPYTVIGTDAFQECDTLGITMPVTKHNWLVTDAREIPQVVREAFHVATTGRPGPVLIDLPKDISNQMMEWYWPERVDLPGYKPTTRGHPKQIKDAARLMAAAHRPVIYAGGGILKARAAEALRELAELTGYPVVTTLMARGAFPDDHELCLGMPGMHGNYTAVTAMQRADLLVALGSRFDDRVTGRVGTFAPEAKTIHVDIDPAELGKVRRPDVPIVGDCRLVIEELVHAVRSSRSKHEWPSLEAWHAQLRAWQREYPLVFEQHESGPLKPQYVIDMLRDHTPDDTIVASGVGQHQMWTSQRWRFNYPYTWINSGGLGTMGFAVPAAIGAKVGRPERLVWAVDGDGCFQMTAQELVTASAERIPVKIAILNNAYLGMVRQWQELFYEERYSEVYLSPDLPDYVKWAEAMGCVGFRVDHPDEVVPAIEKANEVDDRPVVVDFRVDYREKVYPMVPAGGSNDDIILDPAHDRPGGR
- a CDS encoding DNA-formamidopyrimidine glycosylase family protein, with amino-acid sequence MPEILEVEATRRTIEARALGRTIAGVDAPDAWYLKRGLTPDVVAAVLPGRRFVGARRRGKLLLLDTSARTDDAAPADDRTPDGPTLAVHLGMTGRVLVDGQPAGDELRFASNRDRPGWHRFTVRFTDGGSVTVRDPRRLGAVELDPDEDRLGVDALALTLAGLGATLRGRRAPLKAVLLDQAGVAGLGNLLVDEILWRAGLAPGRPAGSLTAAERARLARAVRTSLRVLGRRGGSHTGDLMPERQPGGHCPRDGAALRRDTVGGRTTYWCPRHQR